AGCTGGAGTCGCTATTAGTTCCCTCTTTGGTGCAGTGCAGACTACTCTGCTGTTGCTAGCTGATGATGGTCGTGTTCAAGCGGCATTAAACTGGCTGATTGGCAGTCTGAATGGGCGAGGCTGGTCAGATATGTCCATGGTAGGCCCCTATGTGGCGATCGCGCTGGTGGCTGGTTGCCTGCTAGCTCGTCCGTTGAACGTGCTGAATCTAGGAGATGACTTGGCAGTTGGTCTAGGCACCTCGTTGTTGCGATCGCGACTATTGATCGGTGCAACTGCTAGCCTGCTAGCCGCGAGTGCCGTCAGTATGGCCGGGTTAATTGGCTTTGTGGGGCTGGTTGTCCCTCATGGGGTTAGGCTCTTAGTTGGGTCTGACTATCGGTGGATTCTGCCCCTGTCGGCCCTAGGGGGAGCTTGGGTGCTCACTTTTGCCGACTTGATCTCCCGGTTGGGGGCTATTGAATTGCCGGTCGGGGCGGTCACCGCTCTCCTCGGTTCCCCGCTATTTATCTGGTTGCTCTATCAGCGGAGCCGGAGCAAGGTAGCATGAACAACAATCAGCAGGTAGATTGGCACCCTCAACAGATGATGCCTCCAGGCTGTGTACAAGATCAACAATCCCAACTGCAAGGGACAGACCTGCTAGTGGCGCAAGGGCTAACAGGCGGCTATTTTCATCAGGCTATCGTCCACGAGATCTACTTGTCTTTGCAATCGGGAGAATGGCTAAGTCTAGTCGGAGCCAATGGATCGGGCAAGTCAACCCTGCTGCGCCTGCTCAGTCGGATTCTGGCCCCTCAGAAGGGAGTTGTGTTGTTGGATGGAAAAGCAATTCATCATCAGTCTCCCCAAACTGTCGCCCGCCAGCTAGCCATTTTGCCCCAACAGTCTATGGTTCCAGCCGGACTCACTGTGCGTCAGTTGGTGAGTCTAGGCCGGACTCCCCACCAACCTTGGTGGCAATGGGAGCTAACCGCAGCAGATCATCGCCATGTGGACGGGGCGATCGCCCAGACCCAACTGGAGGCATTTCAACATCGCCCTGTGGAGCAACTATCTGGTGGAGAACGCCAGCGAGCCTTCTTGGCTCTCGCCTTGGCCCAAGCTCCCCAAGTCTTGTTGCTAGACGAACCCACTACCTTTTTGGATATGCACTACCAGTTGGAACTGCTGGAGTTACTCAAGAAATTGAATCAACAACAAAACCTTAGCATTATCACTGTTTTGCACGATGTCAACTTAGCGGCTCGTTACAGCGATCGCATTGCGATGCTACGGCAGGGGAAACTAGTGGCGATCGGCTCGCCTAGCGACGTAATCACCCCAGACAACCTGCGTGAAGGCTTCGGCGTAGAAGCAATGATCTTAACCACGCCAGTAGGATTACAAATTTGTCTCTTACCTCCTAACGGTGTTTCGGCTCGATGTCGTGATAGCCCCAAAGGGTAATGCAGCAACACTAACCTTACCCTCAATCTAAGTTGTGGCTTGCAATTTCTGTCCAGTTGCTCTACCAACAATTCACAGACGTTGCCACCTCACCGACAAGCGCCATCTTGTCCCCATCTTATCGACCTGATAATCGACCCTATCCTTTGCCCAGGGATATTGCCTATCTGGAACCTATCTCCTCTTACTGCTTGAGAAATCTAGCCTGTCAGATCTCTACAGCTACCCACAAGTCTGTCAAAAGTTCGTAGTGAGAAGCCTAGTCCATAGAGCAAGCCAAAGTTCGTAGTAAGAACTTTAGTCCTCATAGCTGAAGTTCGTAGTGAGGACTTTAGTCCTCATAGCTGAAGTTCGTAGTGAGGACTTTAGTCCTCATGGCAAGCTCTAAGTGAGACTTGACAGCATTTCTATCAATGGAGGACGCAGAATAGCACTGAATCGATCGGATCAGTCACCCTAAACGAGACAAATCAGCAATAACCCACAACAAAGTCGCAATTCGGTGTACCTTGGTAGGCTAAGATTTTAGGGGATTGGGAATTAACAAGCCCAATATTTTAAGAACTATTACATCATTGATTGCACTTTTAGGGAGGTCTGGAGCAATGAAGCGCTTTGTAAGCTGGTTAGCAGTTCTAAGCATAGTAGTAGGCTGCTTGGGATGGTTGACACTACCTCAAGGCGCTCTGGCGGCTGAATTGAGGGGTTCAATTCTGTCTCCATTTACAGGGGCTGTGGTACTGGCTGCTGAAGAGGTAGTACCCCGCAATGTGATGGATGACAAGCTGAAGACAGAGTTTGGCAAAAAGATTGATTTGAACAACACCAATGTGCGGGCATTTTTAGACTATCCAGGACTGTATCCTACCCTGGCAAGGCTGATTA
This genomic interval from Cyanobacteriota bacterium contains the following:
- a CDS encoding iron ABC transporter permease; amino-acid sequence: MINRQTWFQLLVPSKEHPLPALVGLAGVLLLTMMVALCQGAVNLSLQQFWQALWHQGDPLPQTIIWELRLPRIVVALTVGSALGLSGALLQGMLRNGLADPFVLGISAGAGLVAIVLITLNVLTLWVPLGAWVGALFTATVVYGLGYIGGGLAIERLVLAGVAISSLFGAVQTTLLLLADDGRVQAALNWLIGSLNGRGWSDMSMVGPYVAIALVAGCLLARPLNVLNLGDDLAVGLGTSLLRSRLLIGATASLLAASAVSMAGLIGFVGLVVPHGVRLLVGSDYRWILPLSALGGAWVLTFADLISRLGAIELPVGAVTALLGSPLFIWLLYQRSRSKVA
- the psbU gene encoding photosystem II complex extrinsic protein PsbU produces the protein MKRFVSWLAVLSIVVGCLGWLTLPQGALAAELRGSILSPFTGAVVLAAEEVVPRNVMDDKLKTEFGKKIDLNNTNVRAFLDYPGLYPTLARLIIKNAPFEKVEDVLSIPGLTDRQKEILKKNLDNFTVTAAEAALVEGGDRFNNGIYK
- a CDS encoding ABC transporter ATP-binding protein, producing MNNNQQVDWHPQQMMPPGCVQDQQSQLQGTDLLVAQGLTGGYFHQAIVHEIYLSLQSGEWLSLVGANGSGKSTLLRLLSRILAPQKGVVLLDGKAIHHQSPQTVARQLAILPQQSMVPAGLTVRQLVSLGRTPHQPWWQWELTAADHRHVDGAIAQTQLEAFQHRPVEQLSGGERQRAFLALALAQAPQVLLLDEPTTFLDMHYQLELLELLKKLNQQQNLSIITVLHDVNLAARYSDRIAMLRQGKLVAIGSPSDVITPDNLREGFGVEAMILTTPVGLQICLLPPNGVSARCRDSPKG